CGGCGCTGATTGGAGCACACAGGCCGCGACGATAACGGCCGCAAACGGCAATTATCTCTTCGTCGGCGCGCCGGCGCTGGCCGCGGGCGAGTTCTACGCGGTGCGCTACCTGAACACCCCCGACGACCCCAACCCTGGTGAGGGGTATCTGTGGAGCTGGTGGGGCAACCGGCTGGCCGCCTACACCGCAGGCGCGACGGCCTGGGGCGGAGACTTCGACGTGGCCGATGTCGCACTGGTCTCGCCAGAGGATGGAGCCGAGGTCACGCTGCCGGCGCAGTTCTGCTGGACCCGCGCGGCGTAGCCACCGACACCTACCGGCTGGCGCTCTACAACTGGCTGACCGGCGAAACCGCCACGACGGCCTTCCTGGGCAACGTGGCTTGCGTCAATCTGACGGGCATTCCCGCCGGCTGGCCGTCAGGCGAAGTCTACATGTGGTGGGTAGAGGTGGGTCAGGGCGCGGACCCGAATGCGACGCCGTACAACGTCGGCGCCTCGCAGGGCGACCGCCTGGTGACCATCCATTACAGCGAGCTGGCGGGCCGCGGGGCCATTCCGACGCCGTCCTGGTGGCCGGCGTCGGTGGCGAGCGCCGGGCGACCCTAATTCACTCGGCGGCGGCAGTCAGTGCCGGCTGCCTGCTTGATGACCTGTTTTCTGTGGATGGAATACCCGCACGATACAGATCATAACGATGCGAATCAACCCCGATCGTGAGAGTGATTTCTAGCTTCTGGCGCAATTGTGCTACAATACCGCCATGCAAAAGCTGCCGATCGGGATCCAGTTCTTCGACTCGCTGCGCGAAGGCAATTTCCTCTACGTTGACAAGACCGAGCAGATCTACCGGCTGATCAACACAGGAACCTTCGTCTTCTTGTCGCGGCGCGGCGTTTTGGCAAGTCGCTGCTGGTTTCCACGCTGCAGCATCTCTTCCAGGGACATCGTGCGCTTTTCCGCGGGCTGTGGATCGAAGACAAGGTTGACTGGAAGCCGCGCCCGGTGCTGGTAATCAACTTCAACGATCTGGATTATCACGAACAGCCGTTGGAGCGAGCGCTGACCAATCACCTGGATCGCCTGGCCGCCGAGCATCAAATTCAACTGCAGGCTGAACACTACAAAGAGAAATTCCAGGAACTCATCGTTCACCTGTCCGCAGAACAAAAAATCGTGCTACTGATTGACGAGTACGACCGGGCCATCACCGACCTGTTGGAGAATGAGCAGAAGGTGGCCGAGCATATCGCCACCCTCAAGAACTTCTATTCCGTGCTCAAGACCACCGCGGCCAACCACATCCACTGGACTTTCCTGACCGGCATCTCCAAATATGGCAAGCTGTCGCTCTTTTCCGATCTGAACAACCTGCTCGACATCACCCTGGATGAGCGCTTTGCCACCCTGGTGGGCTACACGCAGGAGGAACTGGAGCGCTATTTCCCCGACCGCATCGAAGCCCTGGCCGCGCGCTTCGCCGTCAGCCGGGCGGAAATGGTGGAGGCCATCCGCTTCTGGTACAACGGCTTTTCCTGGGATGGCAAGCAGACGCTCTACGTGCCCTTCTCCACGCTGGTCTTCTTCGAACTGCAGAGCTTCGAGAATCACTGGTTCGCCACCGCCACGCCCAGTTTCTTGATCAAACTCCTGCGCAGCAACCAGGTGGCCGCCTATGAACTGGACGAAATCTATGCCGACAACCGGTTGCTCGATTCGGCCGACGTGAATCACATAGATGCGGTCTCCCTGCTATTTCAGACCGGCTATCTCACCGTTCGAGAAAGGCTGCCCTCTGTCGCTGGCACCGAATACCGGCTTGGCTACCCCAATCACGAAGTGGCACAGGCTTTCAGGCAATACTTGCTGGCGGATTATCTGGGGCCACGGGTAGGCGCCCTTCCATCTTCCTTGACAGGCAGGCTGCAGAAGGCGCTGCGCCGGGATTCCATCGCCGAGTTCGTGCTGATCCTCAACTCCATCTTTGCCAGCATTCCTCACACCATTCATCTTCCGCTGGAAGCCTACTACCATTCACTGGTCTATCTGATCCTCAGCGTACTTGGCTTCGAGGTGAACGCCGAAGAGGTCATGGCGCATGGCCGTATAGACGCGGTGCTGGAACTGCCCAACAGAATCTACATCATCGAATTCAAGATGACCAGCGCGCAGGTTGCGCTCGATCAGATTCGGGCGCGCGGTTACGATCAGCCCTACCGCGCCAGCGGCAAACCGGTGGTGCTGATCGGCATTGCCTTCGACAAGGAAAAACGCGCCATAGGCGACTGGAAGTCAGAACCGGCGGCTGAACAAAGTCAGAGGAATCAATGACAGAAGCTCGCATCCACGCCGTCACCGGCGCGTTCGGCTATTCCGGCAAGTACATTGCGCAACGTCTGCTTGCCCAGGGCCAGCCGACGATCACTCTCACCAACTCGACCGACCGCGCCAACGCGTTCGGAGGCCGGCTGCGGATTTACCCGTTCCACTTCGACCGGCCTGACGAGCTGGCGCGCTCGCTGCAGGGGGTCGAGGTGCTCTACAACACCTATTGGGTACGTTTCAACCACCCGCTCTTTCGCCACGCGGACGCAGTGCGCAATACACTCGTGCTCTTCGAGGCGGCCAAACGCGCCGGCGTGGCGCGGATCGTGCATGTGAGCATCACCAACCCCTCGGAGGACTCGCCGCTGGAGTAAGCTCAGCGGCAAGGCCCGGCTGGAGCGGGCGCTGATCGAGTCAGGTCTGTCGTATGCCATCCTGCGGCCCACGGTGCTTTTCGGTAAGGAGGACATCCTTATCAACAACATCGCCTGGCTGCTGCGCCGCCTGCCCATCTTCGGCGTCTTCGGCGACGGCGCCTACAAGCTGCAACCGATCTACGTGGATGACCTGGCTGCCCTGGCCGTGGTGCAGGGGCTTGGCGCGGGAGAACGCGATCATTAACGCCATCGGCCCCGAAACGTTCACCTACCGGGAGATGGTGGGGACCATCGGCCGCTTGATCGGCGCACGGCGGCCGGTGATCGGCATGCCGCCGGCCGTGGGCTACTGGGTCGGTCGTGCGGTCGGCGCGCTGGTCGGCGATGTGACCATCACGCACGAGGAGATCGCCGGACTGATGGCGAATCTACTCTATGTGGATGCCCAACCGGCCGGCGCAAACCGCGCTCAGCGCGTGGATCGCGACCCATGCTGACACCTTGGGCCGGCGCTACACGAGCGAATTGGCGCGGCGTCAGGATCGCGTGGCCGCGTATCGAAGCAATTGAGATGCGACTCGTGACACGAAACTTCCCCAGACCAAAATTCACCCAGCCGGTCGGCACAGGGATCGCAACCGATTCAATCGCTTCAGGTGCGCCGTTGTAGGTGACCTCGACCGTGAAGAGCTCGTTTGCGTCAAGTGGCGTTGCCAGCGTGATCGTCAGTTCTTGCCCGCTGCGTTTGAACTCTGCAGGCTGCTCGTTGACGGTGATGCCCTCGATGGTGAAACCGATGAAGTCCAGGTTGAAAGCGCTCAGAAGCCTGCTGCAAAACCTGTTTCCAGTTCATGGTTGTCTCATTTCATTCCTGTTCTTTCCTGTTCTACAGAGAGACCTAAACCAGGTACAACAGCATCACGACCGTCGTCTCGGCAAACACGCTGTGCGACAGGCCGGGCTGCATGCGAACCCACGTGCCGGGGTCGGCGGTCGTCGCGTGGCTGCCCAGCGTCAAGCGAGCGTGACCCTGCAGGAAATGCAGGATGGCGGGCCTGGCGGCCGTGTGTTCTGACAGTTCCTGGCCGGCCGCGAAACCGAAGAGGATAGCCTTGACGCGATCGTCT
Above is a genomic segment from Candidatus Amarolinea dominans containing:
- a CDS encoding AAA family ATPase — its product is MLVINFNDLDYHEQPLERALTNHLDRLAAEHQIQLQAEHYKEKFQELIVHLSAEQKIVLLIDEYDRAITDLLENEQKVAEHIATLKNFYSVLKTTAANHIHWTFLTGISKYGKLSLFSDLNNLLDITLDERFATLVGYTQEELERYFPDRIEALAARFAVSRAEMVEAIRFWYNGFSWDGKQTLYVPFSTLVFFELQSFENHWFATATPSFLIKLLRSNQVAAYELDEIYADNRLLDSADVNHIDAVSLLFQTGYLTVRERLPSVAGTEYRLGYPNHEVAQAFRQYLLADYLGPRVGALPSSLTGRLQKALRRDSIAEFVLILNSIFASIPHTIHLPLEAYYHSLVYLILSVLGFEVNAEEVMAHGRIDAVLELPNRIYIIEFKMTSAQVALDQIRARGYDQPYRASGKPVVLIGIAFDKEKRAIGDWKSEPAAEQSQRNQ
- a CDS encoding cupin domain-containing protein; translated protein: MTTATDTPFICIDDLLAQLPDIPPDSIVSRTFYGDDRVKAILFGFAAGQELSEHTAARPAILHFLQGHARLTLGSHATTADPGTWVRMQPGLSHSVFAETTVVMLLYLV
- a CDS encoding AAA family ATPase, with product MQKLPIGIQFFDSLREGNFLYVDKTEQIYRLINTGTFVFLSRRGVLASRCWFPRCSISSRDIVRFSAGCGSKTRLTGSRARCW